In Verrucomicrobiia bacterium, a single window of DNA contains:
- a CDS encoding alpha/beta hydrolase: MSAPSDTAVVVRSHGPATLPTLIYLPGIHGDWTLITRFRKALASRRRLVEITYPRTRVWSLTDYAKAVECALLEHGVTAGWLLGESFGSQPAWELVGRQQRNASQLKIQGLILAGGFVKHPWPWGALFLRSLHQTIPMEVWRMLLRAYGAYAKWRERPDADAAASIAEFIARRLHPDDFKAMEHRYGLVAQEDVRPIAAQCTLSVFHLAGLVDPIVPAPQVRHWLKHRCPGFQAGRVLCRADHNVLSTAPEASADLICAWMQRART, encoded by the coding sequence ATGTCCGCTCCGTCTGACACGGCGGTTGTAGTGCGCTCGCACGGCCCGGCCACCCTGCCCACGCTCATCTACCTGCCCGGAATTCACGGAGATTGGACGCTGATTACACGCTTCCGCAAGGCGCTGGCGAGCCGGCGGCGGTTGGTTGAAATCACCTATCCGCGCACCCGCGTTTGGTCATTGACTGATTACGCCAAGGCGGTCGAGTGCGCCCTGCTGGAACACGGCGTCACCGCGGGCTGGCTGCTCGGGGAATCGTTTGGCTCCCAGCCCGCCTGGGAACTGGTCGGCCGTCAGCAGCGCAACGCGTCGCAGCTGAAGATCCAAGGCCTCATCCTAGCGGGCGGCTTTGTCAAACATCCCTGGCCGTGGGGCGCGTTGTTTTTACGTTCGCTCCATCAAACCATTCCCATGGAGGTTTGGCGGATGTTGCTGCGCGCTTACGGGGCGTATGCAAAATGGCGGGAACGGCCGGATGCGGACGCGGCCGCCAGCATTGCTGAATTCATCGCCCGCCGATTGCATCCGGACGATTTCAAAGCCATGGAACACCGCTACGGACTGGTGGCCCAGGAGGACGTGCGGCCAATCGCGGCGCAATGCACGTTGTCTGTGTTTCACCTCGCCGGCCTGGTGGATCCGATCGTTCCCGCGCCGCAGGTCCGGCACTGGCTCAAACATCGTTGTCCGGGATTTCAAGCCGGCCGGGTCCTGTGCCGGGCCGATCACAATGTGCTGAGCACAGCTCCGGAAGCTTCCGCGGATTTGATTTGCGCGTGGATGCAGCGGGCGCGCACCTAA
- a CDS encoding response regulator: protein MKRFASGKERRMNHPELSPANDASAALGATPSPSPGPVQVWLVDDHATLRTLIAESLERQGGIVCTRQFDSPNALLSALASRLGPDVILLDVQMGELSGLDAIPAIKSLSRSTRVLMLTTYYDYESHQVAMDAGASDFLLKTYPVERIAQSVCCRAAANEPLRRLTGRSLHQRRKVGRCQPPGHGSLDADLPPAPRAEAARRIRPGALFNWLGKLKKV from the coding sequence GTGAAGCGCTTTGCTTCCGGCAAGGAGCGACGTATGAACCATCCCGAATTATCACCCGCTAATGACGCTTCGGCCGCATTGGGCGCCACGCCTTCTCCGTCCCCTGGCCCCGTTCAAGTCTGGCTGGTGGATGACCATGCCACCCTGCGCACGTTGATTGCCGAATCGCTGGAACGCCAGGGCGGCATCGTCTGCACCCGGCAGTTCGATTCACCCAATGCCTTGTTGAGCGCCCTTGCCAGCCGGCTGGGTCCCGACGTCATCCTGCTCGACGTTCAAATGGGCGAGCTCAGCGGGCTCGATGCCATTCCCGCCATCAAGTCGCTGTCCCGTTCAACCCGCGTGTTGATGCTGACCACTTACTACGATTACGAGTCGCATCAGGTGGCCATGGACGCGGGGGCTTCAGACTTCCTGTTGAAAACGTATCCGGTGGAACGGATCGCGCAGTCGGTGTGTTGCCGCGCGGCGGCCAATGAACCGTTGCGCCGGCTGACGGGCCGTTCATTGCATCAGCGCCGCAAGGTTGGACGCTGTCAACCGCCCGGGCACGGCAGCTTGGACGCGGACCTGCCGCCCGCTCCGCGCGCAGAGGCCGCCCGCCGGATCAGACCGGGCGCGTTGTTCAATTGGCTGGGGAAGTTGAAAAAGGTTTAG
- a CDS encoding WYL domain-containing protein, with protein MPRQLKSAPPAVLHTRPPLDRMLRIHQAIQAGKYPNASTLAAAIEVVPKTIHRDIAFMRDRLDLPIEFDAQRNGYHYTAEVGSFPSLQLTEGELFALCVAEKALEQYRGTSFEKPLLSALRKMEQSLPDTISINLGELGEAISFRTRAEPILNLEIFDALAKATAQRQQLELDYRKAGSTGPEKRIVDPYHLANINGEWFLFAFDHLRRDIRTFVPARIKSVRQTGQRFQRPQGFSLERRLRDSFGVHSGEGRYEIVLRFAAQVADYIREKRWHDSQQLRELKDGGVELRLKLSSLAEVERWVLSWGGNVRVMQPSELRESVQRAARQILEA; from the coding sequence ATGCCGCGCCAACTGAAGTCCGCTCCGCCCGCCGTCCTTCACACCCGTCCGCCGCTGGACCGCATGCTGCGCATCCATCAGGCGATTCAGGCGGGCAAATACCCCAATGCCAGCACGCTGGCCGCGGCCATTGAGGTGGTTCCGAAAACCATCCACCGCGACATCGCCTTCATGCGCGACCGGCTGGATTTGCCCATCGAGTTTGACGCGCAGCGCAACGGCTATCATTACACGGCCGAGGTGGGCTCCTTTCCGTCGCTGCAACTGACCGAGGGCGAGCTGTTCGCATTGTGCGTGGCGGAAAAGGCGCTGGAGCAGTATCGCGGCACCAGCTTTGAGAAGCCGCTGCTTTCCGCCCTGCGCAAGATGGAACAGTCGCTGCCCGACACCATTTCCATCAATCTGGGCGAGCTTGGCGAGGCCATCTCCTTTCGCACCCGGGCCGAGCCCATCCTGAACCTTGAAATTTTTGACGCGCTGGCGAAGGCCACTGCGCAACGCCAGCAGCTCGAACTCGATTACCGCAAGGCCGGCTCAACCGGACCGGAAAAGCGCATTGTCGATCCGTATCACCTCGCGAACATCAACGGCGAATGGTTCCTCTTTGCCTTCGATCACCTGCGGCGCGACATCCGGACGTTCGTTCCCGCGCGCATCAAGTCGGTCAGGCAAACCGGCCAGCGTTTCCAGCGTCCGCAGGGCTTCTCGCTGGAGCGGCGGCTGCGCGACAGCTTCGGCGTTCATTCCGGCGAAGGCCGGTATGAAATCGTGCTGCGTTTTGCGGCGCAGGTGGCCGATTACATTCGTGAAAAGCGCTGGCACGATTCCCAGCAGCTGCGCGAACTCAAGGACGGCGGCGTCGAATTACGGTTGAAGCTTTCCAGTCTCGCGGAAGTGGAGCGGTGGGTGCTCAGTTGGGGCGGGAATGTCCGCGTCATGCAGCCGTCGGAACTGCGTGAATCCGTTCAGCGCGCCGCCCGCCAAATCCTCGAAGCCTGA